A section of the Chryseobacterium ginsenosidimutans genome encodes:
- a CDS encoding phenylacetate--CoA ligase family protein has translation MEFYPSIEKSDIQQIKKFQEQKLQELLVYLETHSPFYQKLFKENNINIADINTLEDLQKIPTTTKNDIQQNNDDFFCISNDKIVDYSTTSGTLGDPVTFGLSNNDLERLAYNEAISFACAGIQKGDVVQMITTIDKRFMAGLAYFLGLRKMGASAVRMGPGIPELQWDSIFRYKPKYLITVPSFLLKMIDYAEKHEVDYKNSSVYGAVCIGESIKNQDFTDNILSQKIKEKWNIKLFSTYASTEMSTAFTECEHQIGGHQHPELIITEILDDAENVVEEGESGELTITTLGVEALPLLRFKTGDIVKAHYEPCQCGRNTMRLGPVVGRKQQMIKYKGTTLYPPAMNDILNDFNTILCYQIVILSNEIGLDEIIIKISTNSESENFVNEVRDHFRAKLRVSPKIEIIDFDILSKTVFNPNSRKPITFIDLR, from the coding sequence TTGGAATTTTATCCATCAATCGAAAAATCAGATATTCAGCAAATAAAAAAGTTTCAGGAGCAAAAACTTCAGGAGCTTTTGGTTTATCTTGAAACCCATTCGCCTTTTTATCAGAAATTATTCAAAGAAAATAATATCAATATTGCTGATATTAATACACTGGAAGATTTACAAAAAATTCCAACGACAACAAAAAATGATATTCAGCAGAATAATGATGATTTTTTCTGTATTTCTAATGATAAAATTGTGGATTACAGCACAACTTCGGGAACGTTGGGTGATCCGGTAACTTTCGGATTGTCAAATAACGATCTTGAAAGACTGGCTTACAACGAAGCAATTTCTTTCGCTTGCGCGGGAATCCAAAAAGGTGATGTCGTTCAGATGATTACAACCATCGATAAAAGATTTATGGCTGGTTTGGCTTATTTTTTAGGATTGAGAAAAATGGGCGCAAGCGCTGTCAGAATGGGTCCCGGAATTCCAGAATTGCAATGGGATTCTATTTTCAGATATAAACCAAAATATTTGATTACCGTTCCGTCGTTTTTGTTGAAAATGATCGATTATGCCGAGAAGCATGAAGTAGATTATAAAAATTCAAGCGTTTACGGTGCGGTTTGTATCGGAGAAAGTATAAAAAATCAGGATTTTACGGATAATATTCTGTCTCAAAAGATTAAAGAAAAATGGAATATTAAATTATTCTCAACCTACGCTTCCACAGAAATGAGCACGGCTTTTACAGAATGTGAACATCAAATCGGGGGACATCAGCATCCGGAATTAATCATCACAGAAATCCTTGATGACGCTGAAAATGTTGTTGAGGAAGGGGAAAGTGGAGAATTGACGATTACAACTTTGGGTGTTGAAGCACTTCCTTTACTGAGATTCAAAACCGGAGATATTGTAAAAGCACATTACGAACCTTGCCAATGCGGAAGAAATACGATGAGGTTAGGCCCTGTTGTTGGCAGAAAACAACAGATGATCAAATATAAAGGAACTACTTTGTATCCGCCTGCGATGAATGATATTCTGAATGACTTTAATACTATTTTGTGTTATCAGATCGTTATTCTGTCGAATGAAATAGGTTTGGATGAAATTATTATTAAAATAAGCACAAATAGCGAATCTGAAAATTTTGTCAATGAAGTGAGAGATCATTTCCGTGCAAAATTGAGGGTGAGTCCGAAAATTGAAATTATTGATTTTGATATTTTGTCTAAAACCGTTTTTAATCCAAATAGCAGAAAACCAATTACATTTATTGATTTAAGATAA
- a CDS encoding NAD(P)/FAD-dependent oxidoreductase, with protein MSKEFVDVLVIGAGPSGCVSSSYLKKNNVNVKVVEKTKFPRLVVGESLIPRVMDHFDEAGLFPALDKMGFEKKLGARFLRGSEVCIFDFSDKFGEGWDWTWQVPRADFDNTLAQEVINKGIDLEFETEVIDIKFNGTDSITTVKNKNGETKEIHAKFVIDSSGYGRVLPRLLDLEKPSKLSPHSAIFAHVEDVNREEGVEGTLISFDIIETEVWLWVIPFSNGNTSVGIVGPTEYIDKLSENGDTTEALKKAISLSEYYVRRFGDVDFLFEPKHLKDYSCSVKSLFGDGFALTGNASEFLDPVFSSGMAFATEGGMTAAKLAIRQLNGEKVDWQTEFADYILYGVDVFTTYVKEWYTGNLQELFFHQPENPDVKKKICAVLAGYVWNKENPFVKKHDTVIKNLANLIKTEKQQQ; from the coding sequence ATGAGCAAAGAATTTGTTGATGTTCTCGTAATCGGCGCCGGACCGTCGGGTTGCGTATCTTCCTCATATTTAAAGAAGAACAATGTCAACGTAAAAGTTGTTGAAAAAACAAAGTTTCCAAGATTGGTCGTAGGCGAAAGTCTTATTCCCAGAGTAATGGATCACTTTGATGAAGCCGGATTGTTTCCTGCTTTGGACAAAATGGGCTTTGAAAAAAAATTAGGCGCCCGTTTCCTTCGTGGCAGTGAAGTTTGCATCTTTGATTTCAGTGATAAATTTGGAGAAGGCTGGGATTGGACATGGCAGGTTCCGAGAGCTGATTTTGATAATACGCTTGCTCAGGAAGTCATTAATAAAGGGATCGACCTTGAGTTTGAAACTGAAGTTATCGATATTAAATTTAATGGAACCGATTCTATCACAACTGTAAAAAATAAAAACGGCGAGACAAAGGAAATTCATGCCAAATTCGTGATTGACTCCAGTGGTTACGGAAGAGTTTTGCCAAGATTATTAGATTTAGAAAAACCTTCAAAATTATCCCCACATTCTGCAATTTTTGCTCATGTAGAAGATGTTAACAGAGAAGAAGGTGTTGAAGGAACTTTGATTTCTTTTGATATTATAGAAACCGAAGTCTGGCTTTGGGTGATTCCTTTCTCAAACGGAAATACAAGCGTTGGAATCGTGGGCCCCACTGAATATATTGATAAACTATCTGAAAACGGAGATACAACAGAAGCTTTAAAAAAGGCTATTTCCCTTTCTGAATATTATGTAAGACGTTTTGGTGATGTAGATTTTCTTTTTGAGCCAAAACATTTGAAAGATTATTCCTGCTCTGTCAAAAGTTTATTCGGAGACGGATTTGCTTTAACAGGAAACGCTTCTGAATTCCTTGATCCCGTTTTTTCATCGGGAATGGCTTTTGCTACAGAAGGGGGAATGACAGCTGCAAAACTGGCAATAAGACAGCTAAACGGCGAAAAAGTTGACTGGCAAACAGAATTCGCAGATTATATTTTATACGGTGTTGATGTTTTCACAACTTATGTGAAGGAATGGTACACTGGAAATCTTCAGGAATTATTTTTCCATCAGCCGGAAAATCCTGATGTTAAAAAGAAAATTTGCGCGGTTTTGGCAGGTTATGTGTGGAATAAAGAAAATCCTTTTGTAAAAAAACATGATACGGTAATTAAAAATCTTGCGAACCTCATCAAAACGGAAAAGCAGCAACAATAA
- a CDS encoding HAL/PAL/TAL family ammonia-lyase, producing the protein MKINNFLELKDFQKIIIGNEKIELDETLLSRVDASFQFLKEFSKNKVIYGVNTGFGPMAQFKISDEDTHQLQYNLIRSHSSGIGNPLPPTEVKACMLARLNTLSLGNSGVHHSVVNLLKELINRDIAPLIFEHGGVGASGDLVQLAHLALVLIGEGEVFYKGERKSTKEVFEIEGLKPIQVEIREGLALMNGTSVMSGIGVVNAYKANQLTNISIKLSCAINEIVQAYDDHLSEALNGTKLHAGQQKIAARMREHLSDSKLIRKREDHLYTHFEEQEKVFKEKVQEYYSLRCVPQILGPVLDTLEYTEKVLENEINSANDNPIINVEDQHVYHGGNFHGDYISLEMDKLKIVVTKLTMLAERQLNYLLNSKINEILPPFVNLGKLGFNFGMQGVQFTATSTTAESQMLSNSMYVHSIPNNNDNQDIVSMGTNAAVICRKVIENAFEVLAIEAITIIQAIEYLEFKDKVSSSTRELYDEIRKIIPAFSDDMVMYPYLEEVKKYLKTM; encoded by the coding sequence ATGAAAATAAATAACTTTTTAGAACTGAAAGACTTTCAGAAAATTATCATTGGGAATGAAAAAATAGAACTGGATGAGACACTTCTTTCGAGAGTGGATGCAAGTTTTCAGTTTTTAAAAGAATTTTCGAAAAATAAAGTTATATATGGTGTGAACACGGGTTTCGGACCAATGGCTCAATTTAAGATCAGTGATGAAGACACCCACCAGCTTCAATATAACTTAATCAGAAGTCACTCTTCAGGTATTGGAAATCCTCTTCCTCCAACAGAAGTTAAAGCTTGTATGTTGGCAAGATTAAATACATTATCATTAGGGAATTCCGGAGTGCATCATTCTGTTGTTAATTTACTTAAAGAATTAATTAACAGGGATATCGCGCCGTTGATTTTCGAGCACGGAGGCGTTGGAGCAAGTGGTGATTTGGTTCAATTGGCTCACTTGGCTTTAGTTTTAATCGGCGAAGGCGAAGTTTTTTATAAAGGGGAAAGAAAATCGACAAAAGAGGTTTTCGAAATTGAAGGTTTGAAACCGATTCAGGTTGAAATCCGTGAAGGTCTTGCTTTAATGAACGGAACTTCTGTGATGTCGGGAATTGGTGTTGTTAATGCGTACAAAGCCAATCAATTAACTAATATTTCGATTAAATTATCTTGTGCTATTAATGAAATCGTTCAGGCTTACGACGATCACTTGTCAGAAGCTTTGAATGGAACGAAATTACATGCAGGTCAGCAGAAAATTGCAGCAAGAATGCGTGAGCATTTGTCTGACAGTAAATTGATTAGAAAAAGAGAAGATCATCTTTATACTCATTTTGAAGAGCAGGAAAAAGTATTTAAAGAAAAAGTTCAGGAATATTATTCTTTAAGATGTGTTCCGCAGATTTTAGGACCTGTTTTGGATACGTTGGAATACACGGAAAAAGTTCTTGAAAACGAGATTAATTCAGCCAATGATAATCCTATTATAAACGTTGAGGATCAACATGTTTATCACGGCGGAAACTTTCATGGAGATTATATTTCTTTGGAAATGGATAAGCTAAAGATTGTTGTGACAAAGCTGACAATGTTAGCTGAAAGGCAATTAAATTATCTTTTAAACTCAAAAATCAACGAAATTTTGCCTCCTTTTGTAAATTTAGGTAAATTAGGATTCAATTTTGGGATGCAGGGTGTGCAGTTTACGGCAACTTCCACAACAGCAGAAAGCCAGATGTTATCGAATTCTATGTATGTTCACAGTATACCTAATAATAATGATAATCAGGATATTGTGAGTATGGGTACAAATGCTGCAGTAATTTGCAGAAAGGTAATTGAAAATGCTTTTGAGGTATTGGCGATCGAAGCAATCACCATCATTCAGGCGATCGAATATCTTGAATTTAAAGATAAAGTTTCATCTTCAACAAGAGAATTGTATGATGAAATCAGAAAAATTATACCTGCTTTTTCAGATGATATGGTAATGTATCCATATTTAGAAGAAGTGAAAAAATATTTAAAGACAATGTAA